From Heliomicrobium modesticaldum Ice1, a single genomic window includes:
- a CDS encoding epoxyqueuosine reductase QueH, with product MRLLLHTCCAPCGIVPFDVLREEGHAVTAYYYNPNIHPYKEFLRRKETLEGYAASINLPLIVEEGYALEDFLRRVAADPAGRCPHCYDLRLRKTAEKARELGMEGFSTTLLISPYQDHETLRRAGEAAGREVGVPFVYADFRASFREGQQRARERELYRQPYCGCIYSEKDRYYKPKGGFKR from the coding sequence ATGCGGCTGCTGTTGCACACCTGCTGCGCCCCTTGCGGCATTGTTCCCTTTGATGTCCTGCGCGAGGAAGGGCATGCGGTGACAGCCTATTATTACAACCCGAACATCCATCCCTACAAGGAGTTCCTCCGGCGAAAAGAGACGTTGGAAGGCTATGCCGCTTCGATCAACCTGCCCTTGATCGTGGAAGAAGGGTATGCCCTGGAGGACTTCCTACGGCGGGTGGCTGCCGATCCGGCGGGCCGCTGTCCCCACTGTTACGACCTGCGCCTCCGCAAGACGGCAGAAAAGGCGCGGGAACTCGGTATGGAAGGCTTCAGCACTACCCTGCTGATCAGCCCGTACCAGGACCACGAGACCCTGCGGCGCGCCGGTGAGGCAGCCGGTCGCGAGGTGGGCGTGCCCTTCGTCTATGCCGACTTTCGGGCTTCTTTCCGAGAAGGCCAGCAGCGGGCGCGAGAAAGGGAACTCTACCGGCAGCCCTACTGCGGATGCATTTATAGCGAGAAGGACCGGTATTACAAGCCCAAAGGAGGTTTTAAGCGGTGA
- a CDS encoding DUF2905 domain-containing protein: MIDGGSFGKWLMVLGAGLLLLGGLFWLLSQFVSLGRLPGDISWQKGNFSFYFPLASSLLLSLLLTILLNLFLRR; encoded by the coding sequence GTGATCGACGGCGGTTCCTTCGGCAAGTGGCTCATGGTGCTCGGCGCCGGGCTGCTACTGCTGGGCGGATTGTTCTGGTTGCTCAGCCAGTTCGTCTCCCTGGGGAGACTGCCCGGCGACATCTCTTGGCAGAAGGGGAATTTCAGCTTTTACTTCCCTTTGGCCAGCAGCCTCTTGCTCAGCCTCCTGTTGACGATCCTGTTGAACCTGTTTTTGCGCAGATAG
- the sigI gene encoding RNA polymerase sigma factor SigI, which yields MASLLGSGVFASRNQEPENLLVRAREGDECSRNALIRKFTPFVLRVTSQTSGRYVRLGSDDEASIALIAFNEAITSYQEEKGVSFLSFAETVIRRRLIDYFRKQTRSQKEIPLSAFDYESEDDTGEEGNNRMEIRQATAAYMAESEANDRRNEILYYNKLLQEYGIRFSELVEVAPKHEDARRRAIQVARQVAETPAYREYLRLKGSLPLKELERDVDVSRKTLERQRKYIIAVAIIFMEKLDHLKEYIDKE from the coding sequence TTGGCATCCCTGTTGGGCAGCGGCGTCTTCGCATCGAGGAATCAGGAGCCTGAGAACCTTCTTGTTCGAGCCCGGGAAGGGGACGAGTGTTCCCGCAACGCCTTGATCCGGAAGTTTACCCCTTTTGTGCTGAGGGTCACCTCCCAGACGAGCGGACGGTATGTTCGCTTGGGCAGTGATGACGAGGCCAGCATAGCTTTGATTGCGTTTAACGAAGCAATCACAAGCTATCAGGAAGAAAAAGGTGTCTCCTTCCTGTCCTTTGCGGAGACGGTGATCCGTCGTCGCTTGATCGATTATTTTCGCAAGCAGACGCGGAGCCAGAAGGAGATCCCCCTGTCGGCCTTCGATTATGAATCGGAGGATGACACGGGGGAGGAAGGGAACAACCGGATGGAGATCAGGCAGGCGACGGCGGCCTATATGGCTGAGTCAGAAGCGAACGACCGCCGGAACGAGATCCTCTATTACAACAAACTGCTGCAGGAATACGGCATCCGGTTCAGCGAGCTGGTCGAAGTGGCGCCAAAGCATGAAGACGCCCGCAGGCGGGCGATTCAGGTGGCCCGGCAAGTCGCCGAAACACCGGCCTATCGCGAATACCTGAGACTTAAAGGCTCGCTGCCCTTGAAGGAACTGGAACGGGATGTCGATGTGAGCCGAAAAACGCTGGAGCGACAGCGGAAATACATTATCGCCGTCGCCATTATTTTCATGGAGAAACTGGATCATTTGAAGGAATACATAGACAAGGAGTGA
- a CDS encoding anti-sigma factor domain-containing protein, translating to MDQRGVVLEIEGDEAIVLTPSGEFRRQRIAHPKPEVGDEIPLSWGKTNPIHTKGWRSSATWHWMTTVVAATVLLMVNLTGFGGFGSQPLQEPAADGEAGAARFVTDQAPPQRPAVKFVTVDINPSIELALNEENRVINSRPLNEDGKKLLQAEVLEGLDAEEALSRITNEAIHQGFLSPSRDNVVVIAVAGEERPVEGKGSLESRLRDSTLRLLPQNTSSARRVQVVRATADAREKARQIGLSVGKYAIFLEALDRGLNVQAADLKKASIANVIAAAGGDPLDVLQGAAVEQDLAGKEVRHQERLKAALQEAAESATTDVRVNAPPEPALPGSDPIADGAKMPKETAPSSAPAIEPPTETPPPPPTIPPAEPSTERDDAPSPSPVAPEPSAPPCDNSTSASTLFTVNPAAPEPGAPPSDTESKLAQPGEMK from the coding sequence GTGGACCAACGTGGCGTGGTGCTGGAGATTGAGGGGGATGAGGCGATTGTCCTCACCCCCAGCGGTGAATTCCGGCGCCAGCGCATAGCTCATCCCAAGCCGGAGGTTGGCGATGAAATCCCCCTGTCTTGGGGAAAAACAAACCCTATTCACACAAAGGGGTGGCGGTCCAGCGCGACCTGGCATTGGATGACGACAGTTGTGGCTGCGACAGTGCTTCTGATGGTCAACCTGACTGGTTTCGGCGGCTTTGGCAGTCAGCCCCTTCAGGAACCTGCCGCAGACGGTGAGGCAGGCGCCGCCCGCTTTGTGACGGACCAGGCGCCGCCGCAAAGACCGGCCGTCAAGTTCGTTACTGTTGACATCAACCCCTCCATTGAACTGGCATTGAATGAAGAAAACCGGGTTATCAACTCCCGTCCGCTCAATGAAGACGGAAAAAAACTGCTCCAGGCGGAAGTGCTGGAAGGACTCGACGCAGAGGAAGCCCTTTCCCGGATCACCAATGAGGCGATCCATCAGGGGTTTCTGTCTCCTTCTCGCGATAACGTTGTCGTCATCGCCGTCGCCGGGGAGGAACGACCTGTTGAAGGGAAGGGCAGCTTGGAATCTCGGTTACGCGATTCAACGCTGCGCCTGTTGCCGCAGAACACGTCATCAGCCAGGCGGGTTCAGGTCGTCCGGGCGACTGCCGATGCCAGGGAAAAGGCGAGGCAAATCGGTCTGTCTGTCGGCAAGTACGCCATTTTTTTGGAAGCCCTCGATCGCGGGCTGAATGTGCAAGCAGCTGATCTGAAAAAGGCGTCCATCGCCAATGTCATTGCTGCTGCCGGTGGGGATCCCCTGGATGTCCTGCAAGGCGCTGCCGTCGAGCAGGACCTGGCAGGCAAAGAGGTGAGGCATCAGGAACGTCTCAAGGCAGCCCTTCAGGAAGCGGCCGAGAGTGCAACGACCGATGTCCGCGTGAACGCGCCGCCGGAGCCGGCGTTGCCGGGCTCGGACCCCATTGCCGACGGAGCGAAGATGCCCAAAGAGACTGCGCCTTCGAGTGCGCCGGCGATTGAACCCCCGACGGAAACGCCACCGCCCCCACCGACAATCCCCCCGGCTGAACCCTCGACCGAACGGGATGATGCCCCTTCGCCCAGCCCTGTTGCGCCCGAGCCTAGCGCTCCCCCTTGTGACAATTCTACCTCTGCGAGCACCTTATTTACTGTCAACCCTGCTGCGCCCGAGCCTGGCGCTCCCCCTTCTGACACCGAATCCAAGCTTGCGCAACCAGGCGAAATGAAATAG
- a CDS encoding SpoIID/LytB domain-containing protein: MSGNKRTAWAIFLALFSIFSLSTGLGPAVAADREDRFELRVLLDQRSSVDIRVLSGTYQWYDEDLQTPVETVSPSDGWRAFAAGSTIQLDKNGRSLAKAYGGPLLLQAKGAGENKIEVNGKKYRGSLRLYHLRSQGANGMALINVIDVESYLYGVVGQEIGMNAPEEAMKAQAVVSRTYALQQRERRRQIGDYYDLRADLGSQVYKGVDGEQARVLKAVDDTRGQVITYDGAIIEAVFHSNSGGYTEDARLVWNSDVPYLRGVPAPEDRYAEEWGGTAALAYHWRKQLTPDEIARKTQSLTGKDLGELQRLRIVETSRSGRVTRLEVVGSRGTVSIDRTKVRQLLDTPSTKFTLADGSGNYVALGYGADGIKKNALPAGGTYAITSSGVAAVSSDPYVITSDGVGPAPKAPSTTAAGIIVIDGYGYGHGVGMSQWGAMGLARNGKSYTEIIEHYYNADRRDGRLQITNNWGK; this comes from the coding sequence ATGAGCGGCAACAAAAGAACAGCATGGGCGATATTTCTGGCCCTCTTTTCCATTTTCTCTTTGTCAACCGGCCTAGGTCCCGCCGTCGCAGCCGACAGGGAGGACAGGTTCGAACTCCGCGTGCTGCTCGATCAGCGATCTTCCGTCGATATCCGAGTGTTGTCCGGTACATATCAGTGGTATGATGAGGACTTGCAGACCCCGGTAGAGACCGTCTCTCCCTCCGATGGATGGCGCGCTTTCGCTGCCGGATCGACCATCCAGCTGGATAAAAACGGCCGATCGCTGGCCAAGGCTTATGGTGGTCCCTTGTTGCTTCAAGCCAAGGGCGCCGGTGAGAATAAGATTGAAGTGAACGGTAAAAAATACCGGGGTAGTTTGCGCCTCTATCACCTCCGCTCCCAAGGCGCCAACGGCATGGCGCTGATCAATGTCATCGATGTAGAATCTTATCTCTACGGCGTAGTCGGACAGGAGATCGGAATGAACGCCCCGGAAGAGGCGATGAAGGCCCAGGCTGTCGTCTCACGCACCTACGCCTTGCAGCAGCGGGAGCGTCGAAGGCAGATCGGCGACTATTACGACCTGCGCGCCGACTTGGGGAGCCAGGTGTATAAGGGTGTCGATGGGGAACAGGCACGCGTCCTCAAGGCTGTTGATGACACGCGCGGACAGGTGATCACTTACGACGGCGCCATCATTGAAGCCGTCTTTCACTCCAACAGCGGAGGCTATACGGAAGACGCCCGCTTGGTCTGGAACAGCGACGTGCCTTATCTGCGCGGCGTCCCTGCTCCGGAAGACAGGTATGCTGAAGAGTGGGGCGGAACAGCGGCGCTCGCCTATCACTGGCGGAAACAACTTACGCCGGATGAGATTGCCCGGAAGACTCAATCCCTGACCGGTAAGGATCTGGGAGAGCTTCAGCGCTTGCGCATCGTTGAGACAAGCCGCTCCGGCCGTGTGACCCGCCTGGAAGTCGTAGGATCCCGCGGAACCGTGTCGATCGACCGGACCAAAGTTCGCCAACTGTTGGATACGCCGTCCACCAAGTTTACCCTCGCCGATGGCAGCGGCAACTATGTAGCCTTGGGCTATGGTGCCGATGGTATAAAAAAGAACGCTCTCCCCGCAGGCGGGACCTATGCGATCACCTCATCGGGAGTAGCGGCGGTGAGCAGTGACCCTTATGTCATCACCTCCGACGGAGTCGGTCCGGCGCCCAAAGCGCCGTCGACGACGGCTGCAGGGATCATTGTCATCGACGGTTACGGCTACGGTCATGGCGTGGGCATGAGCCAGTGGGGCGCCATGGGGCTGGCCCGCAACGGCAAAAGCTACACGGAAATCATCGAGCATTATTACAACGCTGATCGCCGCGACGGACGGCTGCAGATCACAAACAACTGGGGGAAATGA
- the queA gene encoding tRNA preQ1(34) S-adenosylmethionine ribosyltransferase-isomerase QueA translates to MEVALYDYELPKEAIAQTPVEPRDASRLMVLERRTGAVDHRIFRDLVHILHPGDLLVVNRTRVIPARLFGKKRDSDVTVEIVLLTPMGDDRWEVLVRPGRRLKPGVFVDLGEGRLAAEIVETTDFGGRVVRFHYSGDFDTLIDEIGQMPLPPYIETALPRQEAERYQTVYSQERGSAAAPTAGLHFTPQLLEDLKKRGIEITSVLLHVGLGTFRPVQVDRIEEHKMHSEFFQVDPEAARAIAKAKQEGRRVIAVGTTVARTLETAAGLHNGTVAAGSGWTDIFIYPGYTFQCIDGLITNFHLPRSTLLMLVSAFAGREQVLAAYREALEKGYRFFSFGDAMLII, encoded by the coding sequence ATGGAAGTCGCGCTTTATGATTATGAATTGCCCAAGGAAGCGATCGCCCAAACGCCGGTAGAGCCGAGGGACGCCTCTCGCTTGATGGTCCTCGAACGGCGGACCGGCGCCGTCGACCACCGGATCTTTCGAGATCTCGTTCATATCCTGCACCCTGGCGACCTGTTGGTGGTCAATCGCACCCGGGTGATTCCGGCGCGCCTGTTCGGAAAAAAACGCGACAGCGACGTGACCGTCGAGATCGTCTTACTGACGCCCATGGGCGATGATCGCTGGGAGGTGCTTGTACGACCGGGGCGGCGGCTGAAGCCGGGGGTTTTTGTCGATCTTGGAGAAGGTCGCTTGGCTGCGGAGATCGTAGAGACGACTGATTTCGGCGGACGAGTTGTCCGCTTTCATTACAGTGGGGACTTCGATACCCTCATCGATGAGATCGGCCAGATGCCGCTGCCGCCCTACATTGAAACCGCCTTGCCTCGGCAAGAGGCGGAGCGCTACCAGACCGTGTACAGTCAGGAACGGGGCTCTGCAGCGGCCCCCACGGCAGGGCTCCACTTCACCCCGCAATTGCTGGAGGATCTGAAAAAGCGGGGAATTGAAATCACCTCAGTGTTGCTGCATGTGGGGCTCGGCACCTTCCGGCCGGTGCAAGTGGATCGGATCGAGGAGCATAAGATGCACTCCGAGTTCTTCCAGGTTGATCCAGAGGCCGCTAGAGCTATCGCTAAAGCCAAGCAGGAAGGTCGCCGCGTTATCGCCGTCGGCACCACCGTCGCCCGCACCCTTGAAACCGCCGCCGGCCTCCACAACGGAACCGTCGCCGCCGGATCTGGCTGGACAGACATCTTCATCTACCCCGGCTATACGTTCCAGTGCATCGACGGCTTGATCACCAACTTCCACCTGCCCCGTTCCACCCTGCTCATGCTCGTCTCCGCCTTCGCCGGCCGCGAACAGGTACTCGCCGCCTACCGAGAGGCGCTGGAGAAGGGGTACCGTTTTTTCAGTTTTGGAGATGCCATGTTGATCATCTAA
- the tgt gene encoding tRNA guanosine(34) transglycosylase Tgt yields MHLTAAVRYELIKECTRTSARAGILHTPHGSFETPIFMPVGTQATVKTMTPEEVRELGAGIILSNTYHLYLRPGSDLVREAGGLHKFMNWSHGILTDSGGFQVFSLGPLRKITEEGVRFKSHIDGSEHFFTPEKSIQIQMDLGADIIMAFDECPPYPAEREYAQKSLEMTIRWAKRCRAAHTRKDQALFAITQGGMYADLRKESAARLVELDFPGYGIGGLSVGEPKPLMYEMLDATVPELPKNKARYLMGVGSPDCLWEGVERGVDMFDCVLPTRVARNGLAFTSHGKVVIRNAEHARDFERLDPECSCYTCRHYSRAYLRHLYKAEEILAYRLLTIHNLHMLLNLMRNIRQSILEDRFYEAKKAFFDKYGEERG; encoded by the coding sequence ATGCACTTGACCGCCGCAGTCCGCTACGAACTGATCAAAGAATGCACCCGCACAAGCGCCCGGGCGGGGATCCTACATACCCCCCACGGTTCCTTTGAAACACCCATTTTCATGCCTGTCGGCACCCAAGCGACCGTCAAGACGATGACGCCGGAAGAGGTGCGCGAACTGGGCGCCGGCATCATTTTGTCGAACACCTATCACCTCTACCTGCGTCCCGGCTCCGACCTGGTTCGCGAGGCCGGCGGTCTGCACAAATTCATGAATTGGTCTCACGGCATCCTCACTGACTCGGGGGGATTCCAGGTCTTCAGCCTCGGGCCGCTTCGCAAGATCACCGAGGAAGGCGTCCGTTTCAAGAGCCACATCGACGGCTCGGAACACTTCTTTACCCCCGAAAAGTCGATCCAGATCCAGATGGACCTGGGCGCTGACATCATCATGGCCTTCGATGAGTGCCCGCCCTATCCGGCTGAGCGGGAGTACGCCCAAAAATCACTGGAGATGACGATCCGTTGGGCGAAACGCTGCCGCGCCGCCCATACTAGGAAGGATCAGGCGCTCTTCGCCATCACGCAGGGCGGCATGTACGCCGACCTGCGCAAGGAAAGCGCCGCCCGCCTGGTTGAACTGGACTTCCCCGGCTACGGCATCGGCGGCTTGAGTGTCGGCGAGCCGAAGCCCCTTATGTACGAGATGCTGGACGCCACGGTCCCTGAGCTTCCGAAGAACAAAGCCCGCTACCTGATGGGCGTCGGCAGTCCCGACTGCCTCTGGGAAGGCGTTGAGCGGGGCGTCGATATGTTCGACTGTGTGCTGCCGACTCGGGTGGCCCGCAATGGGCTCGCCTTTACATCCCATGGCAAGGTGGTCATCCGCAACGCCGAACATGCCCGTGACTTTGAGCGCCTCGACCCTGAGTGCAGTTGCTACACCTGCCGCCATTACAGCCGCGCCTACCTGCGTCACCTTTACAAGGCGGAAGAGATCCTCGCCTACCGCCTGCTGACCATTCACAACCTGCACATGCTCCTCAACCTGATGCGGAACATCCGTCAGTCCATCCTGGAGGACCGTTTTTACGAAGCCAAAAAAGCCTTCTTTGACAAATACGGGGAGGAACGGGGATAG
- the yajC gene encoding preprotein translocase subunit YajC — protein sequence MDSSLLLVYLAAMFGLFYYLFIRPQKKAQKEHKEMLDKLRVHERVLTAAGIYGVITEVGEDTVTVKIAEGVQVDFAKTAILRVVDNN from the coding sequence ATGGATTCGTCGCTCCTGCTGGTTTACCTGGCAGCCATGTTCGGCCTCTTCTACTACCTCTTCATTCGTCCCCAGAAGAAGGCGCAAAAGGAACACAAGGAAATGCTCGACAAGCTGAGGGTGCATGAGAGGGTCTTGACTGCAGCCGGCATCTACGGCGTCATCACAGAAGTGGGCGAAGATACGGTCACCGTGAAGATCGCTGAAGGTGTTCAGGTCGATTTCGCCAAGACAGCCATTCTGCGGGTTGTGGACAATAACTGA
- a CDS encoding aspartyl-phosphate phosphatase Spo0E family protein, producing the protein MDSSVLLRRIQRKRKELERLARRFDSRNLTSGVVYRKSCELDRLIVEYMRTNRQLELDFPDFLPGR; encoded by the coding sequence ATGGACTCTTCGGTGCTTTTGCGCCGAATTCAGCGTAAGCGCAAGGAATTGGAACGATTGGCCCGAAGATTCGATAGCCGCAACCTGACGAGTGGTGTTGTCTATCGAAAATCCTGCGAACTCGATCGGCTGATTGTCGAATACATGCGCACCAATCGCCAGTTGGAACTTGATTTTCCGGATTTTCTTCCCGGCCGCTGA
- a CDS encoding HD domain-containing protein, with product MTVSIQEIRENPEVRAYIEKGDERLAVLGFTEHGLRHSAHVSAQAEAILSHLNYPERIAELAAIAGYMHDIGNAVSRDSHAQIGALLARSILRDMKMDFREIAEVMAAIGNHDETVGQVMNVAGAALILADKSDVHYRRVRNKERVAFDIHDRVNYAVRDSKLVLEGADISLTLTTDPDISPVLDYFEIFLPRMVMCRRAAAFLDCRFHLVINDAKML from the coding sequence ATGACAGTGAGCATCCAGGAGATTCGCGAAAATCCTGAAGTCAGGGCTTACATCGAAAAAGGCGATGAGCGCCTCGCCGTGCTCGGCTTTACCGAACATGGGTTGCGACACTCTGCTCATGTGAGCGCCCAGGCGGAAGCGATCCTTTCTCACCTGAACTATCCGGAACGTATTGCCGAATTGGCCGCCATCGCCGGTTACATGCACGACATCGGCAACGCCGTCAGCCGAGATAGCCACGCCCAGATCGGCGCCTTGCTGGCCCGCAGCATCCTGCGGGACATGAAGATGGACTTTCGGGAGATCGCGGAAGTGATGGCCGCCATCGGCAACCATGACGAAACGGTGGGACAGGTGATGAACGTCGCAGGTGCAGCCCTCATCTTAGCCGACAAGAGCGACGTCCACTACCGCCGAGTCCGGAATAAGGAGCGCGTCGCCTTTGATATCCACGATCGCGTCAACTACGCCGTCCGGGATTCGAAACTCGTCCTGGAGGGGGCAGACATCTCCTTGACCTTGACGACAGACCCTGACATCAGCCCTGTCCTCGACTATTTTGAGATTTTTTTGCCGCGGATGGTGATGTGCCGGCGGGCGGCGGCTTTTTTAGATTGTCGCTTTCACCTGGTCATCAATGACGCAAAGATGCTCTAG
- the secD gene encoding protein translocase subunit SecD, which produces MNARKLLQLVALISVVAIAAALSYNPIVQNTKLGLDLQGGLHVVLQAVETPDRKVTQEEMQQVHAIMEQRINGLGVAEPLIQLEGTNRLIIELAGIQDPDKAVDLIGKTALLTFRTADGQTVIEGKDLKEAKEALEPGSNMAIVHLTLNSEGAKKFADVTRANVGKQIGIYLDEDLLQNPTVSEAITGGQARITGYGSLEDARRIAMLLNSGALPVKMEMVEKRTVGPTLGAESLEKSKAAAMIGVGLIFAFMFLYYRVPGFVAIVSLILYSVIVVGILTLLKATWTLPGIAGFLLSLGVAVDANVIIYERLKEELRAGKTLRTAIEDGFQRAFTTILDSNVTTLISIVILYYLGTGPIRGFAVTLGIGILTSMFTALSFTRMMLRSAGGSGLFNNKKLYGA; this is translated from the coding sequence ATGAATGCACGCAAACTGCTCCAACTGGTGGCCCTGATTTCGGTCGTGGCCATCGCTGCCGCGCTCAGTTACAATCCGATTGTGCAGAACACAAAGCTCGGGTTGGACCTGCAAGGCGGTCTGCATGTGGTCCTTCAAGCGGTAGAGACGCCGGACCGCAAGGTAACCCAGGAAGAGATGCAGCAGGTTCATGCGATCATGGAGCAACGGATCAACGGCTTGGGCGTCGCCGAACCGTTGATCCAGTTGGAAGGCACCAATCGCCTGATCATTGAACTCGCCGGGATCCAGGATCCCGATAAAGCCGTCGACCTGATCGGCAAAACGGCCCTGTTGACCTTCCGGACAGCCGATGGCCAAACAGTCATCGAGGGCAAGGATCTCAAAGAAGCGAAAGAGGCCTTGGAACCGGGAAGCAACATGGCCATTGTCCATCTGACCCTCAACAGCGAAGGCGCCAAGAAGTTCGCTGATGTCACCCGAGCCAACGTAGGCAAACAGATCGGCATCTATCTTGACGAAGACCTGTTGCAAAATCCCACCGTTTCTGAAGCCATCACCGGCGGACAAGCCCGCATCACCGGCTACGGCTCGCTGGAAGACGCCCGCCGCATCGCCATGCTCCTGAATTCGGGAGCCCTGCCCGTCAAGATGGAGATGGTGGAAAAACGCACCGTCGGTCCTACCCTCGGCGCGGAAAGCCTAGAGAAAAGCAAGGCGGCAGCCATGATCGGCGTCGGCCTCATCTTCGCTTTTATGTTCCTTTATTACCGCGTTCCCGGCTTTGTGGCCATCGTGTCTCTGATTCTCTACTCGGTCATCGTCGTGGGCATCCTGACCTTGCTGAAAGCCACCTGGACATTGCCGGGCATCGCCGGTTTTCTCTTGTCTCTCGGCGTGGCCGTCGATGCCAACGTCATTATTTACGAGCGGCTGAAAGAGGAGCTTCGAGCCGGAAAAACCTTGCGCACGGCCATTGAAGACGGCTTCCAGCGCGCCTTCACCACCATTCTCGACTCCAATGTGACCACCCTGATCTCCATTGTCATCCTTTATTACCTGGGCACCGGTCCCATTCGCGGCTTTGCCGTCACCTTGGGCATCGGTATCCTCACCAGCATGTTTACGGCGCTCAGCTTCACCCGGATGATGCTGCGTTCGGCTGGCGGAAGCGGCCTCTTTAACAACAAAAAACTCTACGGAGCCTGA
- the secF gene encoding protein translocase subunit SecF produces MEIIGRRKIWYALSLLILIPGLISLLLQGLNLGIDFTGGSMLQLKFERAVTVENVRDVLDKANVGSSTIQLAEGNSVIVRTHTLEQSQRNELVGAMKTQLGDLTVERDENVGPVVGKELTRNALLALLLAIIGMVAYISFRFEFKFAVAAIIALLHDILVVTGLFSIFQIEVDSSFVAAILTVFGYSINDTIVIFDRIRENLRKKKKDENLDALVNRSVKETLTRSINTVLTVIFVLVALLFWGGNTTKVFTLAMLLGVIAGAYSSIFNASPVWYDLKQWERAQRRAKAKAA; encoded by the coding sequence ATGGAAATCATCGGTCGCCGCAAAATCTGGTATGCCCTATCCTTGCTGATCCTGATCCCTGGGTTGATCTCCCTGCTGCTTCAAGGGTTAAACCTCGGCATCGACTTTACCGGCGGTTCCATGCTACAGCTGAAATTTGAAAGAGCCGTCACTGTCGAAAATGTCCGCGACGTTCTGGACAAGGCCAATGTTGGTTCCTCCACGATCCAGTTGGCGGAAGGGAACAGCGTCATCGTCCGGACCCATACGCTGGAACAAAGCCAGCGCAACGAACTGGTTGGCGCGATGAAAACCCAACTAGGCGACCTGACGGTCGAACGGGATGAGAACGTCGGCCCGGTCGTCGGCAAAGAACTGACCCGCAACGCCTTGCTGGCCTTGTTGCTCGCCATCATCGGCATGGTCGCCTATATCTCTTTCCGCTTTGAATTTAAATTCGCTGTCGCCGCCATCATCGCACTGCTCCATGACATTCTGGTGGTGACAGGTCTCTTCTCCATCTTCCAAATCGAGGTAGACAGTTCCTTTGTGGCCGCTATCCTCACCGTCTTCGGTTATTCCATCAATGACACCATCGTCATCTTTGACCGCATCCGGGAGAACCTGCGCAAGAAGAAAAAAGACGAGAACCTGGACGCCCTTGTCAACCGTTCTGTAAAAGAAACGTTGACCCGTTCCATCAACACGGTTCTCACCGTTATCTTCGTGCTCGTAGCCCTGCTCTTCTGGGGCGGCAATACGACCAAGGTCTTCACCCTGGCCATGTTGCTCGGGGTTATCGCTGGCGCCTATTCGTCCATCTTCAACGCCAGCCCTGTCTGGTATGATCTGAAGCAGTGGGAACGGGCGCAGCGGCGGGCGAAAGCGAAAGCGGCGTAA